In Bombyx mori chromosome 15, ASM3026992v2, the sequence GGttaattaccccaaatggggtaaaatgaaatttttgggaataaaaatgaaacttttatgagtaaaaagtatatattgaagtgaaacttctttagaatcgttgtgatttcaagctcgatgaaacgaaatgctGCGATTTAAACAAAGCTTGTCCAAAAAATCTAAACTTTAGTAGAGAGCATCCCGTGAGCCTGCaccgataggtaccaccacgctgcttatttctgtcgcgaagtagCAATATGTTTCAATTTTAAGGATAGGGTTGCCATTGTACTATGAAAGTGACACTTAGATATCATATCTCAAGATCGGTGGCAGTAATTACGTTGTttatgtcaatgggctccggtaaccactttacaaaAGATAAGTCGTAAtattgtccacccatctaagcaacaaaaaatataaagtaagtatgaTGAATTATActaattaacattataatttaaagtGAACAACTTACTTTCTAACGTCCTCCCCATGGTCTGCTTTGGTCCAACAGTGAGGTCTAATCGTCCCTGATCCCCATTCGACCTCAATGTCAAGCTATGACGTACGTATATAGGTATAGCCACAACGCTTTGTGATCCTATATGGTACGACATCAACCGGAAGTTACCATCGGGCGGTATGAACGATAAAATACGTTCCGCCTGAGAACAGATGCATTAGTTCagcaatttcaatttaaatgataataaaataaacgtttTATGAGATGactcttttttttgtatttctaaGTACATATCTATGTGTTCTCATAATCTATGTGTTCAATTTTAGTTTTACTCTTTAGAGGTTGAGCAATTTTTGCCAGATACTTAAGACTTTGTCAGATACTTGAATCaaagtataatatttatagatatcggtaaataagtaaataaaataacatccacatattaaaattacttgcACGTCACCTAtcataagtttatttttatacgaCAAAAAAAGTGCCCACAACTGCAAAAAGTTTCAACTCAAAAGTCGTATGAGCGCTTTTGACAACCAAACACgtatacaatttatattaaattaaaacattttagacTATAGTGTGTACATAATAGTAGcaatattacatatatttgatggtaattttttttaaaacttcagCTAAATTATTTGTTATAGTACTGTTATAATTAATGATGTCTCGCAAGCTCCCACTATAATAACAGTGATGTCAAGAAAATAACATTATGCATCTCTGTCAAAAGATTTATCTTCAActccaaaatttaattatttaaatttatagctAGCTACTCATTTCTAAACGGAACTATACTTTTCGCCAAagcttaattttaaattatatatttaatatttcttgttAAATGACCTAAAAATCTTTTTATTGACGAAATCTCTTATAATCAGTTTAGTGATAAAAACTCTCACCTCCCAACGCTTAAACCGCACACACGGATGAAATGAAACATCATCAAACAATCTTGGATTTACAAAAGTGAGAGTAAGATCTGGCATTCCGCTCAGTTTTATACAGCAATCAATCTGTGAAATAAGAATAttgtaaagatatttttttactctTGTTGTCTGTTGCTTGAATACAACCCTAACTTAtttattctaataaatatattttaatgttaggcacaaaaaataaattaaatagaaaaagttATCCAATTTTATCTGTGATTAGTTGTTCCAGATATCTGAGAAAATTTGTTCATCTACATCAATTAAATGAAGTTAAGTAGCTTAGTTTTAAACATACATAGCCTTGTATTTCTGCATTTACGGTAGCTCCACTTTTGTCAATAATTGCATCGACTTCTTCAACTACATCAAAGTAAGCTTCATTGTTAGCATACTTTACACCTGACCTTCTCCAAGGTACATTTGACAGCTGTCCAGACGGAAGTGTAGAGGAtacactaaaattataatttatttttatatatttttgatgaaatctatataaatagaaataaatgtaaaacagTTCATGTGAAAGCAAGCATTGAGAAgatttcaagtcgtcgtggtctgaaggataagacgtccggtgcattcgtatctagtaaTGCACCAGTGTTGactcccgcgggcgggtaccaatttttctaatgaaatacgtactcaacaaatgctcactaTTTACTTCcatggtaaaggaataacatcgtgtaataaaaagcaaaactcgcaaaattataatttgtgtaattactggtggttggacttcttgtgagtccacacgggtgggtaccatcaccccgcccaTAAGTAATAAGTAAAAATGCAATCAACTCATATATTTTACTGTGAGTGGGAGTACAtgattacattacattatattatcaAGAACTCATAAACTATCAATTTAATAGCGTTTTGGAGTTTTtatgtgtaatttgttttagaaCAAAACTTTAAAGTTGATGCAACTTACTTTGATTTTCCTGTAACAGTATTGGCAATTGTTCTTAAAATATTTGGTGGTTTAATCAATTCTTTCAATATATTACTTTCCGTGGCCAGTGGGAAGCCATTATCTAACATTTCATCCAATAACTGAAAATTTagacttaattaataaaatatttactataaaaattattatgacaAAGCAATATATctcaaatatttacttcatacacCACCacataattttctttaattattgtcTCAGTGCAATCTGAAAAGTAgtcctgaaataaaaataaatttacaccaTCAAGTTATTCAATCATTTATATCAAATACTATCCATAGACTTCTATTTCTTGAGATTTAAATTTGATAGTATGAACACTGATTCcattaatttactaataatcATTATTCAACAAACCCTTTACCTGAAAAGTATCAACAACTCTATGCAAGAACTCTATAACAAATAGTGGGGCAACTTCCTGCTTACAGACAGCAACAAGTGCAACTCCTCCTCTATGAATTGATATGAGGTAATGATGTGGAGCAGCCAACACCGGTGGTACATCCTggaattttaaataatcaagACAATAAAATGATAAGACCATAAAACAGTTTCTTTACACTATTAAAAAGCCGGTTTATCTCTTAAATTGTTTTACTACACTTTCACTAGTTCCTTTCATTAAATATCTTCATGAATGCAAAGCAATTTGAAATCATTTTTAACTTGGCTAAACATCTAGTCTGAATTATTATAAGTACGAAAAATACAAACGTGGATGGCGAAATACTAACATTAGGTGATGCTCTCTGTGCTTCCAAATAATAATCACATACTGAACGAGGGATCACACTTCTCCAATGCTTCTCTAGAAACACGTCGCTGAAAACATTCCAAacaaattttataactttttatgCATTAATATATCCTTGTAAAGGAGTGAATACAAAAAATCTGTACAAACCCCGAtggatttattataaataaactgtGTATCATGTTTTCGACAGATTCTAAGTTCAATTTTTAGCAgtcaatttaaatgttttaatttagctACTTAAAGAAACAAAACTCTTGCATCTGGTGAAATTCACATTTGGTGACTGGTGACAAGTGATGACAACTGACAgatactattgttttttttttaagggattttatgacctggtaactatgaCCTTTAgatcaagtcttattttaattttaatgatacgtaagttttttatatgaaaatgatattatgaaatgaaatgaagttgattattatgaaacatggcatgaagtgaaatgaaaaccaaatgaaatgagatgagatgagatgatatgggacgaagtataatctcagtaaaatggtggtcatttactgagactttttcagtggactttttggaagatcccgagaagttatgttcagtgactttgcttcattttcccacatttgtgcactttcacagatactaaacagttaataaacagtgagggagttcatatagtcccttctttatttcgccgtagtcgtgttttatgtaattaacaccacagttgaatcaatataaattttattgttgtagtggcataaagtaattacattaaattagttattatcacattataaattatttttatgttttttttttatttggcggtaaaaaggtcttgtgtcacagactatattctttttcccacatctcgtgcgttccggcttacgcataataaaacgccacaCCACCCCCCTACGGAGAAGGAGAATCcgcagaaaaaaagaaaaattatcataGGTCGAAAGGTTTGGAGAAGTGGACTCTGCGACCTGAACGGGTGGTATATTGAGGTGTATGTGTAGGAGCAGCAGTTAGAGGTGCCGAAGGCACGAGTGGACATAAAGGGACATTAGTAGCATCCGGTTGCGCTGGTTGAGGCACAGAAACCCGCGGTGCTGGTGCTGGAACGAGATCTACTAAAGAATTTTCGACGAAGGCTGGCTTAATTCTGTCGACACTGACCGTCACCTGTTTCCCTTTTACTTCAATCGACCACGTTTTTCCGTCCTCGGCTCTAGATATAACTCTATGAGGACCAGAGTAGGGTGGTTGCATTGAACGTCTAACCGAATCCTCCC encodes:
- the LOC101740461 gene encoding AP-3 complex subunit mu-1; translation: MIHSLFIINPSGDVFLEKHWRSVIPRSVCDYYLEAQRASPNDVPPVLAAPHHYLISIHRGGVALVAVCKQEVAPLFVIEFLHRVVDTFQDYFSDCTETIIKENYVVVYELLDEMLDNGFPLATESNILKELIKPPNILRTIANTVTGKSNVSSTLPSGQLSNVPWRRSGVKYANNEAYFDVVEEVDAIIDKSGATVNAEIQGYIDCCIKLSGMPDLTLTFVNPRLFDDVSFHPCVRFKRWEAERILSFIPPDGNFRLMSYHIGSQSVVAIPIYVRHSLTLRSNGDQGRLDLTVGPKQTMGRTLENVALEICMPKCVLNCCLTANQGKYSYDPVSKMLLWDIGRIELPKLPNIKGSVSVVSGADTTGASPSINVHFTIPQLAVSGLRVSRLDMYGAKYKPFKGVKYVTKAGKFHVRM